In Helianthus annuus cultivar XRQ/B chromosome 3, HanXRQr2.0-SUNRISE, whole genome shotgun sequence, a single window of DNA contains:
- the LOC110932439 gene encoding uncharacterized protein LOC110932439 produces the protein MSVSNSNSSPIDASNPLYLHPSDHPGMILVSKQFGGSGFGSWKRAISIALSAKNKFGFVDGTITNSTNPSLWSRCNDMVISWIINTLSRDISESVLYVQTAEQLWKELNDRYGQANGAKHYQLQKSLCEISQGNTSIVAYFTKIKSIWDELGSLSTVPACNLLRKKRNNDLYSFLWV, from the coding sequence ATGTCTGTTTCCAATTCAAATTCGTCACCAATTGATGCTTCAAATCCTCTCTATCTTCATCCGTCAGATCATCCTGGAATGATCTTAGTTTCTAAACAATTTGGTGGATCTGGATTTGGATCGTGGAAAAGAGCAATATCAATTGCTTTATCAGCGAAGAACAAATTCGGATTTGTTGATGGAACTATCACAAATTCTACAAACCCTAGTCTCTGGAGCAGATGCAATGATATGGTGATTTCATGGATAATCAATACTCTCTCAAGAGACATCAGTGAAAGTGTTTTGTATGTTCAAACTGCTGAACAACTTTGGAAAGAATTGAATGATAGATATGGACAGGCTAATGGAGCAAAACATTATCAGTTGCAGAAGAGTTTATGTGAGATTTCACAAGGTAACACTAGTATAGTTGCTTACTTCACTAAAATCAAGAGTATATGGGATGAATTAGGTTCTTTATCTACTGTTCCTGCATGTAATTTGCTAAGAAAGAAGAGGAACAACGACTTATACAGTTTCTTATGGGTCTAA